The genomic interval AATTTGTTATCTTTGTAATAAGTTAATCGAAAAGATGTAGATAAACCAATTGGAAAATTCAAAAAATCCAAAGTAATAGACAGTTCATCATTTAAAACAAATTTGATATGGACATTCAGGACATGACCAAAGAAGAGCTCCTAAAAGAGCTACAAGCATTTATTCAAGAGAATAATACTTTGAAATCTTTAATAGCAAAGGAAGAAGCAGAATTTGTTATTGCCAATAAAGAGCTTGCCTTTCAAAATGATGAGAAGGAAAAAAGAGCTGCAGAGCTAATCATTGCCAACAAAGAACTCGCTTTTCAAAATGATGAGAAGGAAAGAAGGGCTGCTAAATTAGTCATTGCCAACAAAGAACTTATCTTGCAAAACGATGAGAAGGAGAAACGTGCTGCTGAATTAGTCATTGCTAACAAAGAGCTCGCTTTTCAGAACGATGAAAAGGAAAAAAGAGCGGCAGAATTAATCATTGCTAACAAAGAACTCGCTTTTCAAAACGATGAGAAGGAAAAAAGAGCGGCGGAATTAATCATTGCTAACAAAGAACTCGCTTTTCAAAACGATGAGAAGGAAAAAAGAGCGGCAGAATTAGTCATTGCCAACAAAGAACTCGCTTTTCAAAATGATTTAAAAGAAAAGAGGGCTGCGGAATTAATCATTGCTAACAAAGAACTTGCTTTTCAAAATGATGAAAAAGAAAAGAGGGCGGCAGAATTAATCATTGCTAACAATGAACTTGCTTTTCAAAATGAATTAAAAGAAAAGAGGGCTGCGGAATTAATCATTGCCAACAAAGAACTTGCTTTTCAAAATGATGAAAAAGAAAAGAGGGCGGCAGAATTAATCATTGCTAACAATGAACTTGCTTTTCAAAATGATTTAAAAGAAAAGAGAGCTGCGGAATTAATACTAGCAAAGGAAAAAGCTGAAGAATTTGAAAATAAATTCAGACAAATAGCTGAAAATATAGACGAAGTTTTTTGGTTGCGAACAAAAAGTGAAATGATTTATATAAGCCCTTCATTTGAAAAGATTTGGGGTATTCCTTGTCAAGATATTTATGAAGACCCCAAGATGTTTACCGATAGAATTCACCCTGATGATAAATCTAATGTAGAGGAAATAGTTATATCAAGCGAATTCAATGATTTAGGATTATTCAACTATGAGTATCGAATATTACGAACAGCAAATCAAATACGATGGATAAATGCCAAAACATTTCCAATAATTGATGATACGGGACAGATATTAAAAAGAGTTGGAATTGCTTCAGATATAACTGAGAAATACGAAAGTAATCTAGAGTTAATTAAATCCAAAGAACACGCCGAACAAAGCGACAGACTTAAATCTGCATTTTTAGCCAATATGTCACATGAAATCCGGACTCCGATGAACGGTATTTTAGGTTTTGCCAGCATTTTGAAAGAAGCTGACCTTACCGGTGAGGAGCGAAGTGAATATCTCGAACTCATGGAGCAAAGTGGTATCCGTATGCTCAATATCATCAACGATATTGTTGATATTTCGAAAATCGAATCCGGGCTAATGGAATTGCATTCGAAGGAAACCAATATTAACGAACAAATTGATTATATTTTTACATTCTTCAAACCTGAGATGGATAAAAAGAAAATCAAATTTTCCTCTAAAAAGTCATTAGCAGGAAAAGATGCTGTTATTAATTCCGACCGTGAAAAAATATATGCAATTCTTACCAATCTTGTCAAAAATGCAATTAAATATACAGATGAAGGGTCAATAGAATTTGGGTATAACGTCAGAACTGAAAACGAAACTTCGGTATTGGAATTTTATATTAAAGACACCGGAATAGGAATTCCGAAGAATAGACAGGAAGCGATTTTTGAACGCTTTATTCAAGCCGATATAAATGACAAAATGGCTCGACAAGGTGCAGGTTTGGGTTTATCTATTTCTAAAGCATTTGTGGAGCTACTCGGTGGAGACATGTGGGTTAATAGCGAAGAAGGAATAGGCTCAACATTTTATTTCTCTTTGCCTTATATCACCGAACCGAAGGAAACAATTAATAAACAGACTGATGGTGTGGTCAGCCCAATTAAACCGGAAGTTGAGGGATTGAAAATTTTAATTGCCGAAGACGATGAAACATCCGGGCAATTGATTTCAATAACTGTCAAAAAAATTAGCAAAGAAATATTAAGAGCAAGAACCGGCACTGCAGCAGTTGAAATCTGCCACAATAACCCTGACATTGATTTAATTCTGATGGATATTCAAATGCCTGATATGAATGGATATGATGCTACCCGTCAAATTCGCCAATTCAACAACGATGTTATCATAATTGCTCAAACAGCTTTTGGGCTTTCAGGCGACCGAGAAAAGACTATCGCAGCCGGATGCAACGATTATATTGGAAAACCTATTAACAAATCTGTATTACTTGAATTAATTCAAAAGCATTTTACACATTAGATAAATAAATATTGATAATTTATTTCTGTCCTGTCAGTTGTTACAACTGACAGGATTTTTTTTTGCTATGTGTCCAAAATATTGTATTTTTGGGACATGTAAAAGATATGCGACAAAAAGCACCATGAATGAATTCACGGGCTATTTAGTTTTAGACTACATACATCAATCCCACCATTTTTTGTACTTAGCGGAAATAGTCCTATTTTTGTAGCTATGAATAAGGAGAAAAAATGAGTGAATGTAGAATTTGTGGCAATGTGGAAAATAATCGGATTCATGTCGCTAAGGAGATGATGTTCGGGATGCGTGACGAATTTGAGTATATCGAATGTGGTAACTGCGGATGCCTCCAGATAGCGACGATTCCCGAAAACCTAAACAAATACTATCCCGCAAATGATTATTACGCATATTCAAACATCCAAAATCAGAGCAAGTTCAAGCTGTTTTTCAAGAGGAGACTTGCCGACCATCTA from Candidatus Kapaibacterium sp. carries:
- a CDS encoding ATP-binding protein; protein product: MTKEELLKELQAFIQENNTLKSLIAKEEAEFVIANKELAFQNDEKEKRAAELIIANKELAFQNDEKERRAAKLVIANKELILQNDEKEKRAAELVIANKELAFQNDEKEKRAAELIIANKELAFQNDEKEKRAAELIIANKELAFQNDEKEKRAAELVIANKELAFQNDLKEKRAAELIIANKELAFQNDEKEKRAAELIIANNELAFQNELKEKRAAELIIANKELAFQNDEKEKRAAELIIANNELAFQNDLKEKRAAELILAKEKAEEFENKFRQIAENIDEVFWLRTKSEMIYISPSFEKIWGIPCQDIYEDPKMFTDRIHPDDKSNVEEIVISSEFNDLGLFNYEYRILRTANQIRWINAKTFPIIDDTGQILKRVGIASDITEKYESNLELIKSKEHAEQSDRLKSAFLANMSHEIRTPMNGILGFASILKEADLTGEERSEYLELMEQSGIRMLNIINDIVDISKIESGLMELHSKETNINEQIDYIFTFFKPEMDKKKIKFSSKKSLAGKDAVINSDREKIYAILTNLVKNAIKYTDEGSIEFGYNVRTENETSVLEFYIKDTGIGIPKNRQEAIFERFIQADINDKMARQGAGLGLSISKAFVELLGGDMWVNSEEGIGSTFYFSLPYITEPKETINKQTDGVVSPIKPEVEGLKILIAEDDETSGQLISITVKKISKEILRARTGTAAVEICHNNPDIDLILMDIQMPDMNGYDATRQIRQFNNDVIIIAQTAFGLSGDREKTIAAGCNDYIGKPINKSVLLELIQKHFTH